From the genome of Pseudomonadota bacterium:
TACTATCTCCGTCATCTATCTGTAAGTATAACAGAATTTACTGCCGCGTCAATTTCAATGCAGGGGGGATAGAATAGATAAGTATCAGATAATTCAATATACTGTCCCCGGAATTCCCGGAATTCCAATATACTGTCCCCGGAATTCCCCTGTCTTGCTTTTTATTCCGAATGGTGATAATTTTTTATCTCCTTGATTTTTTTGATACGTTCATTTTTTCTAACGGCTTACCCGGTAATTGTTATGATTGATGACTCCCGGAATCGCTGGAATTATCCGCTGTTGCAAAAGGTTCTCGACAGTATTGCGGATTCCATCTATATCATCAATAGACGCTACCAGATAGTCTGTATGAACCAGGCTGCCAGTCGCCGGGTTGATAAGGAGAACTCAGCAATTATCGGGAACCAGTGTCATCGGATGATTTTTGACCAGACGGAACCTTGTCCTTTTTGCCGGTTGGATAAGGTGTTTGCGGCTGGAGAAAGTGAAAAAACCAATTTCAGTCTTTTGGATACCGATGGCCGAAATCATGTTTTTGAGCTTTCTTTTTATCCCATTTTGGAACCGGGATCCAAGATTGAAGCCTGCATGGTTATGTTTAGGGATATTACGGAAAATGTTGGTTTGTTTTCAGAAATTTCACGTCTGAAGGGATTGGCCGCCATGGGTGAATATGCGGCTGAACTTACCCATGAAATTCGTAATCCGCTTAATTCCATCGAAATTCAGATGATGTTATTGAAAAGGGTGATGCAGGAGTTACCGGAAGATGCTCAGCAGGAAGTCAATGGAATCATAGAGGTTGTCAGATTAGAGAATCAACGTTTGAACCTGTTGGCCAGTGATTTTCTGCTGATGAAAAAATCCCGGGAACTTTCACTGACAACAGTGGATATCAATGCACTGCTGTCGGAAGTTGTCAGCCTGCTGAAGCCGGAAGCTGACCGCGAAAAGGTAGTTGTTGATCTGTCGTTATCGATGTCGCATAATCTGATGCGGGGAGATTGGGACAAACTGAAACAGGTATTTGTAAACCTGGTAAAAAATGGTATCGAAGCCTTGGCAGGGCAGGAAAATGGCAGGCTAGGTATTATGGTTGTCAGGGAGAACAACCAGGTGATTATTGATTTTATTGATAATGGACCGGGGATTCCTTATGCGGAACAATTGAAAATATTTAATTTATTTTACACAACCAAATCCACCGGAACAGGTGTTGGACTGCATCTGTGTCGGGATATTATCGAAGCCCATGGCGGAGACATCTCTTTTGTGAGTGATGAAAACGGCTCCGCTTTCAAGATTAAGCTTCCTCAGACGGAGTTGTCAGCAGATGGATAAACCAAGAATTTTGGTTGTGGATGATGAACCCCGGGCGGTAGCCGGTCTGGTTTCCCTGCTTCAGCATGATGGCTACCCGGCAGAAGGACTCAGTAACCCCAGGAAAGCGCTTGAACGACTGCA
Proteins encoded in this window:
- a CDS encoding ATP-binding protein codes for the protein MIDDSRNRWNYPLLQKVLDSIADSIYIINRRYQIVCMNQAASRRVDKENSAIIGNQCHRMIFDQTEPCPFCRLDKVFAAGESEKTNFSLLDTDGRNHVFELSFYPILEPGSKIEACMVMFRDITENVGLFSEISRLKGLAAMGEYAAELTHEIRNPLNSIEIQMMLLKRVMQELPEDAQQEVNGIIEVVRLENQRLNLLASDFLLMKKSRELSLTTVDINALLSEVVSLLKPEADREKVVVDLSLSMSHNLMRGDWDKLKQVFVNLVKNGIEALAGQENGRLGIMVVRENNQVIIDFIDNGPGIPYAEQLKIFNLFYTTKSTGTGVGLHLCRDIIEAHGGDISFVSDENGSAFKIKLPQTELSADG